The DNA region GTGAGCCGGTACGACCTCGGCGGCGTGGCGGGCGCCGACTTCCTGTTCGCGGCCCGGGAGTGGGAGGGTGTGCCTCACCCCGTCCTCCAGACCTCCGAGGTCGCCTGGTTCGCGCCGGACGCCCTCCCGCCCGACACCTTGCCGTGGCTGCCCGGCGTCCTGGCGGCCCACCTTCTCCGGGGGACATGGCTGTCCGAGCAGATGGACGGGGTGGAGGGACTTCGCGTGTTCCCCGGGGCGTAACGGGGGAGGGGTTGCCCCAAGTCCTTCCATTTGAAATAATTTCGTTTGGAATGATCGATGCTTCTTCCTCCCAATCTGAGCTGTACGACCTCGTGCGGCTGACCCTGCGGCTCTCGCGGCGCTTCCTGTCCGCGCTCGACGAGCCGCTCGAAGCAGCCCTCGGGCTGAATACCAAGGAACTGCTCGTGCTGGCCGCGATCATGGACGGGGCGGACACACCGGGCAGCGTCGCCGGGCGCCAGCGTCTCCCCGCGCCCACCGTCACGCGCATCGTCACGAAACTCGTCGGGCAGGGGCTGGTGGAGCGGGTCACGGACCCCGGCGACCTGCGGCGGCAACGGCTCCGGCTGACCTCTCTGGGCGAGGCGACCCGCAGCCGCACCCGCGCCACC from Deinococcus aetherius includes:
- a CDS encoding NUDIX domain-containing protein, which produces MTFHLVVWAVLLDPAGRVLLGRRAGVAYGEGLWGLPGGHVERGEGLAEAAAREAREEVGVGVSPASFRPLGVSRYDLGGVAGADFLFAAREWEGVPHPVLQTSEVAWFAPDALPPDTLPWLPGVLAAHLLRGTWLSEQMDGVEGLRVFPGA
- a CDS encoding MarR family winged helix-turn-helix transcriptional regulator; translation: MIDASSSQSELYDLVRLTLRLSRRFLSALDEPLEAALGLNTKELLVLAAIMDGADTPGSVAGRQRLPAPTVTRIVTKLVGQGLVERVTDPGDLRRQRLRLTSLGEATRSRTRATAQDIVDAHFGALPAEHVGAALAALRALEADLKPAPTTKETLA